A single Macaca mulatta isolate MMU2019108-1 chromosome 11, T2T-MMU8v2.0, whole genome shotgun sequence DNA region contains:
- the OR10A7 gene encoding olfactory receptor 10A7, with translation MICENHTRVTEFILLGFTNNPEMQVSLFILFLAIYTVTLLGNFLIVTVTSVDPALQTPMYFFLRNLSLLEVCFTLVMVPKMLVDLVSPRKIISFVGCGTQMYFFFLFGSSECFLLSMMAYDRFVAICNPLRYSVIMNRSLCWWMAMGSWMSGVPVSMLQTAWMMALPFCGPNAVDHFFCDGPPVLKLVTVDTTMYEMQALASTLLFIMFPFSLILVSYTRIIITILRMSSATGRQKAFSTCSSHLIVVSLFYGTASLTYLRPKSNQSPESKKLVSLSYTVITPMLNPIIYSLRNNEVKGAAKRTITQKVLQKLDVF, from the coding sequence ATGATCTGTGAAAATCACACCAGGGTCACTGAATTTATTCTTCTTGGTTTTACAAACAACCCCGAGATGCAAGTTTCCCTCTTTATTTTGTTCCTGGCCATTTATACAGTCACTTTGTTGGGCAACTTTCTTATTGTCACAGTTACCAGTGTGGATCCCGCACTTCAAACACCCATGTACTTCTTTCTTCGAAATCTATCACTTCTTGAAGTATGTTTCACCTTGGTTATGGTGCCAAAGATGCTTGTAGATCTAGTGTCCCCAAGAAAAATCATCTCTTTTGTGGGCTGTGGTACCCAGATGTACTTCTTCTTCTTATTCGGCAGTTCTGAATGTTTCCTTCTCTCCATGATGGCTTATGATCGCTTTGTGGCCATCTGTAACCCTCTCCGTTATTCAGTCATAATGAACAGGTCCCTATGCTGGTGGATGGCCATGGGTTCTTGGATGTCCGGTGTTCCTGTGTCTATGCTACAGACGGCTTGGATGATGGCCCTGCCTTTCTGTGGACCAAATGCCGTGGACCACTTTTTCTGTGATGGTCCCCCAGTGTTAAAACTAGTCACAGTGGATACAACCATGTATGAAATGCAAGCACTTGCCTCCACACTCCTGTTTATCatgtttcccttttctctcattttggtTTCCTACACCCGCATTATCATAACAATTCTGAGGATGTCCTCTGCCACTGGTCGCCAGAAGGCATTTTCTACTTGTTCCTCACACCTCATTGTGGTGTCCCTCTTCTATGGAACAGCCAGTCTGACCTACCTGCGGCCCAAATCAAACCAGTCTCCTGAGAGCAAGAAGCTAGTGTCATTGTCCTACACTGTCATCACACCTATGCTAAACCCCATCATCTACAGCCTGAGGAACAATGAAGTGAAAGGGGCTGCCAAGAGGACAATCACTCAAAAAGTCTTACAGAAGTTAGATGtgttttga